TCTCCTAACGCGTCGCCTTACCCCAGGAGTAGGCGGGGGGGGTCCCCGATCGCCCCGGGGGACGTGGTTTCCCCGGGCGCAGCCACTACGTCCCAGCAGGTTCGAACTCGGGGGCGCGGGAAGGAGGGCCCGGGAGCCGCCGCGGCGGGAGCCTCGAATGGCCTCCCAGCGCGCCCTCCAGCCGCAGGGGCCCTTCTCCGCGGCGCCACTTACTTCTTACTGAGTTTCGGCTCGCCGCCGTCCACTTTCACTTCAGCCTCCAGCACAGCGGCCATGTCGTCCGACGGCCCGACCGGAAAGTGACCAGGGTCCCACGCGTCTTCCCAGGAAGGCCCCGAAGCCCCGCCTCTTCCGGCAGGGAAGGGGCGGGCACTGCCGGCGCGCAGCCGCCACTGCGCAGGCTTCGGCTGGCGCGCGCCGAGCGGCGGCCGTTCTGCCGCGGGGAGCTCTGAGGGAGCCGCGCCGTGGGGTGCCTCGGGCTTCGGCGATGGCGGAGGCTTTGGATCTGAGCAAAGACTCCAGTGGGCCCACCCACTCCCAGACGCTGTTCGTGAAGGAGGACGGCAGCTCCGTGTCCTTCTACGTGCGGCCCAGCCCGGCGAAGCGGCGCCTCTCGACGCTCATCCTGCACGGCGGCGGCACCCTGTGCCGGGTGCAGGAGCCGGGCGCCGTGCTGCTGGCCCAACCCGGGGAGGCGCTGGCCGAGGCCGCGGGCGACTTCGTCTCCACGCAGTACGTCCTGGACTGCGTGGAGCGCAACGAACGGCTCCACTTGGAGGACTACCGGCTGCGGCCCGCGGCCGACCGGGCCCCGGACCCCAAGGCCGGAGCGCCGGCCGAGGGCGGCGACGCGGCCGATCCGGATCCGGATCCCGAACCGCTCACGGGCCGGATCGCCTTCACCGAGGACGACGACGTGGCCATCCTGACCTACGTCAAGGACAACGCCCGCTCGCCCAGCTCCGTCACCGGCAACACCTTGTGGAAAGCGCTGGAGAAAAGCGCGCTCACGCAGCACTCGTGGCAGGCCCTGAGGGACCGCTACCTCAAGCACCTGCAGGGCCAGGAGCACAAGTACCTTTTGGGGGACCGCCCCGCCAGCCCGGCCCCGCAGAAGCCCAAGCGGAAAGCCGAGGAAGACGTCGAGGCTGCCGAGAGTGGGGGTGAGCCCTCCGCGGACACCAGTGGTGGCTGTAGGGGGGCgggtggggtggtgtgtgtgtcgtTTCACTTCCctgtaagccccccccccccactttttgtCCACTTAGGTTGCAGCCCGCTCACCACCCCATGTGACATCCGGGTAAAATGGCACCCTCCCCCATCAAAACAATCAAGTGACTTTGTCAAGTAGGGAACACGCACGTGGTTCACACAGGCAGCCGGGTCCAAAAGAGGGGAATTGTTTTCCACGTGTGCCGCCAGCTTCTCGAGACAGGGGTCGTCTGCAGGCCTTTGGGCAGAATTTTCTCAGCGCTGTATCTCTGAAGTCAAACATTAACGTCAGCGTTCCAGTCGATTCCACTCGAGCCCGTTGAAAGGAGAGCGCCAGTTGCCCTTCATGCTTGGCTTCACTGAATGCGTCCCTTAGTCACCTAGAGATGCCCACGGGGAGGTCCTCTCGGGACTGGCCGGCTTTTCTGCTGTGAAGTTCTAACGCAGTGGAATTCGGAGTTGCGGCTCAGGCCTGGTTAGAACAAGGTTGAGGAGCTGTGGAAGGTGTTAGTAACATTGTTACTCCCGCTAGCCTTGGCCTCTTGAAACGGCCCGACCCCTTTGTTTCATGAGGCATGTGGACAATCTTCTGCCCTTTGCTTTTCTTGGTTTATGGGATATCCGTGGAAGAATTGGGAGTCTAGGGAGGCAAATGTTACATTTTCAGAATGCTTTGCAGGACTTTTGTTTTTGGTAGAAGTGGCATCTCAGCGTCATTGGGTCCTCCAGATTTTTGAGTGGTAGGCACTGTCGTCCAGCGGGGAGATAATGAAAGACAAGGCAGCTGATGCACCATTATAAAACCAAGAAGActaagaaaaaaatgtatatatttgatTACAGAAAAAAAATTCGAAACAAGATAAAGTCAGCGGGTAGACTGGGAACACTGCACAGTTAGTTTCCCTAGTGTCCAAAGAGCTCTTTAGaaataagggaaaaaaaatcaataggAGGGCTTATaatagttcatggaaaaatggagttaaatgataatggaattcTTGCACAAACTTTTGGGAGCCCCCTCAATGAAGAAGaggcaaaagaaaatggaacaagAAGAAGTGCACAGGAAAGGAAATAGATGACCAAGAACCAAATGCAGAAGTTTTCTGTTGCCCATGGAATAAAAGGTAGACTAAGGAAATGCACTCTTTCCCACCACATAGAAGGTTAGCCAGTTTGTGAAGGATATGCAAACAAGTCTACTCTGGCACTTGTTAGTCAAAGGGATTTGGCACCCCTTCtctggcgggcattttgactaacaACTTTGCAATCATGTTCCCTTAGACACTGCAGTTTTGCTCTTAGATTTCTCTCCAGTAGGGCTACCTTATGAATTCTCCCTCCcaatctaccctgtcctgttggccTTCCCTACTATCCCTTGTCTGTTATGTCTCCCCTTTGCTCATAAccgacccaaacccactgccatcaagttagttccaactccCACCACTCCTgtgaagtcacttctgactcatggtgactgcaggccagagcagaacctgccccacaggatttccaaggctgtaattgttacggaagcagactgtcacctgtcttctacagcagcggttctcaacctgggggtcccaACTCGtttaggggttgaatgaccctttcacaggggtcacctaagatcatcggaagacacaaatatttcataatatataattacatactgttttctgATTAACCACTGTGCTTTatgtatgttcaatttgtaatgaaaatatatcctgcatatcagctatttacatgactttttttttcatgacaatttataacagtagcaaaattacagttatgaagtagcaacggaaataattttatggttgggggtcaccaccacacaaggaactgtattaaaggggcgcggcatgaggaaggttgagaaccactgttccacagagtgggttcaaaccaccgccCTTACCATTGGCAGCCGAGCACGTAAGAGCAGTGCTATAGGGCTCCCTATAGTAATGTTAGAGGACAAAATAGCAATTGGTTCTgcagtttgcttttgtttttaaatcttaaAATATCTGTAGTCTTTGTCTACACATAGTACTCCCTCATTGGTTGCACTGTATTACGTCATGGATGTCTATAAGAAATTTTCCTTTAGAAAATTTCAAATGCACAAATTTAGAGAAGAAAGTGTAGTGAACACTACACATGTACTCGCATCCCGTTTTACCTAGTTACTAGTTTACAGCCAATTGTCCATCTTTACTTCAATTTTTACTCATTCCCCACTTTAGAGATTATTTCGAAGCAAATATCAGACATTGTATCATTTGGCATACTCCAGCACAGACTCTGTAAAAGATAAGACTTTTCTGTTACATATTTAAAATGTGTATAAAGCAAAAAACCCCCAAGAACaccaaaaaacccaaccaaacagTAAAATGAACTCTTTTGGAGGACTGTTCAGCTACATGAGTTAAGATGTATGGATTTGTGAAATCACTAAAATCTGGGTTTAGACCTTCATGAAAACCTCCTTCGTGGTCAACTTTTGGTAACTGGAAAAGCGCAGAGTCAATTCTTAGAGAACAGATGCGGACAGGCACATGTTTCAATTTGGCGGGAGGGAAGCATGTAGTCCTGCGTGACACAGATCCACCTTTAGCTGCTGGCAAGGCTGCCAGCCGACAACCCATAGTTGTCAGACATCTCTGAGACTAGCTCAGAAGTCCTTCCCTGACCAAGGCATGCCCTCTTCTGAGGGCGGCCGATAGCCCATGACTGACCCTCCGTGGAATCGCAGGACAGTCCTCTCATCCAGATCACctctctgagggccttcctcattccaGAGTGCACATGATCTCAACGAGGCCTTACTGGGGCTGTTGCACAgctctgctgctgcctctgcgcACTCCTTCCTTCCATTCTTGCAGAGGGCTCCCCAAAGCACTCCCTAATAAACACTGTATGTGTTTGTCTCTCTCTCAGTCTGCTTCCCAGAGAATCCAACTTAATGCCAAAATTTAGTTAATTTTGAAAAATCCATAAATAGCGAAACCGGAATTAAACTTGAAGAGAAATTTTATATGTCAAGGAATAGTATCATTTGGATTATGTTTCAGAAGCAAGGGtagaaattatttaacatttatatttcaagtgtttttattcttttgaatgaaaaaacaaaaacccaaactggTCTCTTCTAATGAGGGGTACGGGGAAGGGCAGGTTCATTCCTGGCccagggctatagagcagatatCCTGTTTGTTTCTTGCAAAAGACTCCAATACTGTTCTTTTTAACAGAaccccagaacaaaaaaactcCAGACTTGCCTGAAGAGGAACCGCCAAAGGCAAAGCTCCAGGAGAATGATGAGCCAGTCAAGAAGATGCTTATCGAAGCCAGCCAGGAGTTTGAGGAGGTTGTGGTATGTTAACCAGACTTACTCATCACGGTCTCTCTACCTCCATTCTTCTTTGAAAGTGAGCAGCCCCTGGACCCTTTTCATGCACTGGAGACCCAGAGAAGTAAGAGAGGTCAAGGTGGAGGAGGAGAATGGAAAGTGAGACTTTAAGCTTTTCAGGAACATAGatggaatttttaaaagtttaattgaggagaggaggggggaaccaatcgcaatgatcgatgctcctcccccaccccgatgagcaacagaaacatgggtgaagggagacagtggttggtgtaagatgaaAGCTGTAATAATTtaccatttatcaaggggtcatgaaggtggaaggaggaagagcaagaaaaaagagctgataccaagggctcaaatagaaagtaaatgtttaggaaattagatgggaacatatgtactaatatgcttgatacaattgatgtacaatAGAACCCCAGATGCAACGCAGTCGAAttccgaatcaatttttcccataagaaataactgaaaacgattaatccattctcaaccaAGCTTTTACCCCAACCTTgcatttttatacaaaacattacacagaaatttcaaagttcagagttatatcatataatttaaataagaaacattaaaaaagtttttaacaactagagtctggcccataccttgagatggatgaggatctggatctgtggacgcgCACATGGAGAGGAGGGGTGCAGGGGGGGGATCCTCTTCCACAGAGTCCACTGGTagttgcttttcaggagtttttttccTTATCtggcttttttcactaggacctggctgcctttctcttaaaaaaatattctgtctaatgtggtctgctgttggtgtttccttaactgttttctaaaagagtTTATTAAACTATCATCAACGATATCGAGAACATGGTTGACCAATTCCTTATCATGGTGATTCTTTTCAAATTATAGCACAAGGCTTGGAACACAGCCAAAAAGATTTAAACAACTCAAGCACTAACACCAACTAACGAGAGACCGAAACACAAACCGCTTTTGTTTACAGAAATCAAGTGTGTTGGGTCGGATTCTGATGTTTTGCTTTGAGTTTGAGTTCCGAAGCAAAATTTTCTCTACATTTCGTGTCAAAATCTGATCATGTCGAGTACTGATGGAGTTGGataccggggttctactgtatgtAATAttctgagagctgtaagagcccccaataagataatTTTTATAAAAAAGGATAAAAGTTTAATTTTGTTATCAAGCAAATTTAGCTTTTTGGagccattttaaaaaaatcattttatcgggggctcgtacaacttatcacaatccatacatatgtccattgtgttaagcacatttgtacatgtgttgccatcattgtcctcaaaacatttgctttctacttgagcccttggtatcagcttatttttaaccctccctcccctcccccatccatcacaaacccttgataatttataagtgcttattattttgtcatgtcttatactgtctgacagctcccttcactcacttttctgttgtctgtcccccagagagggggttatatggagatccttgtgattggttctccctttctaccccaccttccctccactggtcctgacgtgaccatctgtcctggattccctgtgtttcccgtttctatctgtaccagtgtacatcctctggtctagccagatttgtaaggtagaattgggatcaagataggcGGGgggagcattaaggaactagagcaaagttggatgtttcatcattgctacactgcaccctgactggttggtctcctccctgcgacccttggaGGGATTTTTCTACCTTGTCCATTTTCAgtctaactaaaaaaaaaacaaactgattcCAACGCATGGcgtccctataggacagtggaACTACTCattagggtttccgagactataaatctGTATCGGAACAGAAAAcaacatttttttcctcttgcaaagcagctactgggtttgaactggtaATCTGTGGTTAGCAGTTAGTTCTTGACCGTTACACGACCAGGGCCCTGATGTTTAGTATAGCTGTTAACAATCTGTTAAAATAGTATATTTAACACTAGCTATGGAGCAAGGCAGGAAGCCataaaataaaagtttttttaaatccaTGTTCTGTGTACATTTCCTCTCCAAGTTGAAAGATCCTGTGAATGAATTTTTCATAACAGAAAATGGTCTGGTTTCAGGTTGAAATGGAACAATGTAAAGTTTCTCTCATTGGGGAGTTTAGGCATGTGCAAAAATTGGCAGGACTGAGGGATTTGTTACCTTTGTGATCTGCCTTTTACTTAGTTTAATATTAAATTCATTATGTATTGCACTGTTACCTGCTTCCTTGCAACAGTCCCCAGATCGACTCACAAAGGCCTCTTCTCATGTGACATGCTGTGTCATGTGCTGTCTAGGTTGGGGATGTTCTAATACACGGTTTTTGAGCTTACGTCCACACGGAGCCCTGTTGACGTAATGGattacgtgttggactgctaactaccacGTCAGCACCTAAATTCTAAtttaccagctgcttcttgggggaaagataaggctttctacacccgtaaagatttacaactttggaaacccaaaggagcagttctgctctgtaggagcagttctgctctgtctggttagcagctgaacgctTAACCTTCGCGGCACCAGGGCTCTCTTTCTCTGTGTATGTGCATCAATTCACATACACTCGCATACCTGCATGTCCAACTCAGATAAACGGAAGAAGGAACTGACAGTCCAACCTGATTGGAGTGCGAAGGGCAGAGTGCTAGTTAGTGGGAGCTTCCTCGTCCTACAGTTCTTGACTTGGTAATTAGGAATTGTTCTTATCCATTGCATTCTCTAGGAGGAGGAGACCAGGAGCCCGGGGTTTGAAATACATATAACAATGTGTGATGAAGATCCACCCACACCCGAGGAGGACTCCGAAACAATGCCtgatgaggaagaagaggaagaaaaagttTCTCAGTCAGATGTGGGCACTGCCATTAAGATCATCCGGCATTTAATGGAAAAATTTAATTTGGATCTATCGACAGTTACGCAGGCCCTCCTTAAAAATAGCGGAGAGCTGGAGGCCACATCCTCTTTTCTAGAGTATGGGCAGAGGGCAGATGGCTGCCCCATCTGGTCCCGACAAGATGACTTAGATTTACAAAAAGATGATGAGGATACCCGAGAGGCATTGGTTAAAAAATTTGGAGTTCAGAATGTAGCGAGGAGGATTGAATTCCGAAAGAAATAATTGGCAAGATGAGAAAAAGAAAGGTgtgaaaggtaaaaaaaaaaaaagtgatcttTGAACTTTGAAGAGTTTGTCCATTGGAAATAATACTTGCCTTCTTACCATTACTGCCATTATTCCATGAGTCCTTGATTTTACAGCCGCGCCGAGTTCAGaggaagataaaaatgaaaagcctCGGATATGTTTAGCACTGGTCCAGGCAGGTGTCTGTTTTTGAAAAGGAAATTTAAGCCTAGGAGAGGTTGGTCTTCATCTTGGTAGCAATCCTTTGCTGGAATGGAAGCCTTGCAGTACTGGTGCCAGGAGCTCGTGACAAAGGAGGAAGATTAAAGAGTtacttttgggatttttttccacgTAGCTTACATAAGAAACCTCCTATTCCTCGGCAGAAGCTCCTCTGGATTGTGAAAGGCTCCAAATGCAGAGGTATCACAAGATAGAATGACAAGATCTTGAGCGTGGGCTCCCCCACACCCTTGTGTCCCGTGGTCCATTCCCCAGTGAGCTCTGAGTTCCAGACCTTTTTGAAAGTCTTATGGTGCCTTTGTTGACTGAATATTTGTGGACCCTGTCCCTTGGTGGTTCTTTGAGCCCTTGTCAGTCAGATCCCTAGCATGTATTTCTGTAACTCCatttaattttgtttaaaatgtgCACATGTAACATTAATCTTGAGAACAGTGTTTTGAGAATAGTTTTGTGCTGAGGACTATGTTAGATTAAAAAATGAATTGATTCCTATTTGTTGTGTTGCTTTCATTCATTGAAAATCAAATAAAACTTTGTATTTGTGTCTtcaataagtgttttatttttggtaCACGTAATACCATTTATAGATTAAAAACCACGAAGGAGTTAACATTCTGTGCTGTTGTTAAGGGTAGCACTGATCAAGTGGTTCCATCTGAGAACTAGTAGACCAATAAAAAACATCAAGTTCCTCTGGATAGAGCACAGAGACGATCAGGCTCAGGGACTAAGAAGCCAACCTGGACCAGCAGATGACCAACACAATGCCAGTGTGCCACCCTGACCCCGGGGCACTTTGCATTTCAGCACATGCCACCAAGGGAGTCCTGTTCCAAGCACTGGCTTGAGGTGCTTTCTCTCTGCTTGAAATGCTATAGTTCATGTGCCTGGAAGCAGCCTACAGCTAATGGTGAGTGGAATTTAGCGGCTATGTATACCCAGACCCCTTGCAGACCAGAGGAATTACCCGGTTGCCTGTCTGATGGTTCTGTCTTGAGAGGGCTGGTGATAGCCGTGCGCTCTCTCAGAGGTCCTCAGCAGGTGTGCAGGTAGCGCTGCTGGTACAGATGCAGTCTTCCTTGTGTCACATCCCAACTCTGGCATCGGGAGTCAGCGGCTACACTCGGATTCTTTCCTGAAGGAGCACAGTTTAACGTGACAGTACTGAACCTTTCCCTCTTCCTCAGCAGGCTGGAAGATGCAATGCACTCCAGTCGGTTGTAGCTCACTGTAGTCCTAACCCTGAAATatggctcaggaggagccgatgGTGGCCATTTGGCTTGATGGCTTTCTAGGGTAGGTGAACCGTGATGGTGTGGGTGGCATGGTGGGCTGGTAGCCAcaggttcagcagtttgaaatcagccaCTCCTGTGagaagtttcagtctcagaaacccatggggctgccgagtcagaatccacatgatggcagtgtttgtttttttgagagGATGGTTGAAAATTACGGCATTAGAGATGAAATGTCTACATTTTTGGTGAAGTTATCACCGCCTATGCTCTGTTATTGCTGAACTTATGTCTCTCTCGGGAGAAATACCTCC
The sequence above is drawn from the Tenrec ecaudatus isolate mTenEca1 chromosome 18, mTenEca1.hap1, whole genome shotgun sequence genome and encodes:
- the TERF2IP gene encoding telomeric repeat-binding factor 2-interacting protein 1 codes for the protein MAEALDLSKDSSGPTHSQTLFVKEDGSSVSFYVRPSPAKRRLSTLILHGGGTLCRVQEPGAVLLAQPGEALAEAAGDFVSTQYVLDCVERNERLHLEDYRLRPAADRAPDPKAGAPAEGGDAADPDPDPEPLTGRIAFTEDDDVAILTYVKDNARSPSSVTGNTLWKALEKSALTQHSWQALRDRYLKHLQGQEHKYLLGDRPASPAPQKPKRKAEEDVEAAESGEPQNKKTPDLPEEEPPKAKLQENDEPVKKMLIEASQEFEEVVEEETRSPGFEIHITMCDEDPPTPEEDSETMPDEEEEEEKVSQSDVGTAIKIIRHLMEKFNLDLSTVTQALLKNSGELEATSSFLEYGQRADGCPIWSRQDDLDLQKDDEDTREALVKKFGVQNVARRIEFRKK